One Lagopus muta isolate bLagMut1 chromosome 10, bLagMut1 primary, whole genome shotgun sequence DNA segment encodes these proteins:
- the DET1 gene encoding DET1 homolog, whose translation MDHDAPTIKPRRIQNQNVIHRLERRRISSGKAGTHWHQVRVFHQNVFPNFTVVNVEKPPCFLRKFSPDGRYFIAFSSDQTSLEIYEYQGCQAAEDLLQGYEGEILANGNDQRSVNIRGRLFERFFVLLHITNVASNGEHLNRECSLFTDDCRYVIVGSAAYLPEEPHPPFFEVYRNSESVTPNPRSPLEDYSLHIIDLHTGRLCDTRTFKCDKVILSHNQGLYLYKNILAILSVQQQTIHVFQVTPEGTFIDVRTIGRFCYEDDLLTLSAVYPEVQRDSQTGMANPYKEPFINSLKHRLLVYLWRRAEQDGSAIAKRRFFQYFDQLRQLRMWKMQLLDENHLFIKYTSEDVVTLRVTDPSQPSFFVVYNMVSTEVIAVFENTSDELLELFENFCDLFRNATLHSEAVQFPCSASSNNFARQIQRRFKDTIVNAKYGGHTEAVRRLLGQLPISAQSYSGSPYLDLSLFSYDDKWVSVMERPKTCGDHPIRFYARDSGLLKFEIQAGLLGRPINHTVRRLVAFTFHPFEPFAISVQRTNAEYVVNFHMRHSCT comes from the exons ATGGACCATGATGCCCCCACAATCAAGCCCCGCCGCATCCAGAACCAGAATGTCATCCACCGCCTGGAGCGCCGTCGGATCAGCTCTGGCAAGGCCGGCACCCACTGGCACCAGGTCCGAGTCTTCCACCAGAACGTCTTCCCCAACTTCACCGTGGTCAACGTGGAGAAGCCGCCCTGCTTCTTGCGCAAGTTCTCCCCCGATGGACGCTACTTCATCGCCTTCTCCTCCGACCAGACATCGCTGGAGATCTATGAGTATCAGGGCTGCCAGGCGGCAGAGGACCTCCTGCAAGGTTACGAGGGGGAGATCCTGGCTAACGGCAATGACCAAAGATCTGTCAACATCCGAGGGCGGCTCTTTGAGCGCTTTTTTGTCCTGCTCCATATCACCAATGTGGCCTCTAACGGGGAGCACCTGAACCGTGAGTGCAGCTTGTTCACTGATGACTGTAGGTATGTCATCGTTGGCTCTGCTGCTTACCTCCCCGAGGAGCCGCACCCGCCCTTCTTTGAGGTTTATCGCAACAGTGAGTCGGTGACCCCCAACCCTCGCTCCCCTCTGGAAGATTATTCCCTGCATATCATTGATCTCCACACGGGCAGGCTCTGTGACACAAGGACTTTCAAGTGTGACAAAGTCATCCTCTCTCATAACCAGGGGCTGTACCTCTATAAGAACATCTTGGCCATTCTCTCCGTGCAGCAGCAGACGATTCACGTCTTTCAGGTGACACCCGAGGGGACTTTCATCGACGTGCGGACAATCGGCCGCTTCTGCTACGAGGACGATCTGCTGACGCTGTCTGCGGTGTATCCCGAGGTGCAGCGGGACTCTCAGACGGGGATGGCAAACCCCTACAAAGAGCCCTTCATCAACTCTTTGAAGCACAGGCTGCTGGTGTACCTGTGgagaagggcagagcaggaCGGCAGCGCGATAGCAAAGAGGAGGTTCTTCCAGTACTTTGATCAGCTGAGGCAGCTCCGCATGTGGAAGATGCAGCTTTTGGATGAGAACCATCTGTTTATCAAATACACTAGTGAAGATGTGGTCACACTGCGGGTAACAGATCCTTCACAG CCTTCATTCTTCGTTGTGTACAACATGGTGAGCACGGAGGTCATAGCCGTGTTTGAGAACACGTCcgatgagctgctggagctgtttgAGAACTTCTGTGACCTCTTCAGGAACGCCACTTTGCACAGCGAGGCGGTTCAGTtcccctgctctgcttccagcaaCAACTTTGCCAGGCAGATCCAGCGCCG GTTCAAAGACACTATTGTGAATGCCAAGTACGGGGGACACACAGAGGCCGTGCGGAGGCTGCTGGGCCAGCTCCCAATCAGTGCCCAGTCGTACAGTGGCAGCCCGTACCTCGACCTCTCCCTTTTCAGCTATGATGACAAGTGGGTGTCTGTCATGGAGCGGCCCAAGACCTGCGGTGATCACCCTATAAG atTTTACGCTCGTGATTCTGGCCTCCTGAAGTTTGAAATCCAGGCGGGACTCCTGGGGCGGCCCATCAATCACACCGTGCGACGCCTGGTTGCGTTCACCTTCCACCCCTTCGAGCCCTTTGCCATCTCGGTGCAGCGCACGAACGCGGAGTACGTGGTAAACTTCCACATGAGGCATAGCTGCACGTAG